The proteins below are encoded in one region of Acetoanaerobium noterae:
- the fliE gene encoding flagellar hook-basal body complex protein FliE → MDIKVGGLSYTSPMRLTDTNEKIEKPQMPFSDFLKNSIYNVSDSQKHTQELTDLLIAGKLDNLHDLTIAAEVSSVNFQALVEVKNRVIDAYKEIMRIQV, encoded by the coding sequence ATGGATATAAAGGTTGGAGGACTATCGTATACTAGTCCTATGAGATTAACAGATACAAACGAGAAAATAGAAAAACCGCAGATGCCTTTTTCTGATTTTTTAAAAAATTCAATATACAATGTAAGTGATAGTCAAAAACATACTCAAGAACTTACGGATTTGCTTATCGCAGGGAAGCTAGATAATCTTCACGATTTAACAATTGCAGCAGAGGTTTCCAGCGTTAACTTTCAGGCCTTAGTTGAAGTGAAAAACAGAGTAATTGATGCATACAAAGAAATAATGAGAATACAAGTATAG
- a CDS encoding putative glycoside hydrolase: protein MLFNKKMTKFITLIISTMLLFSACSQGSSTTNEEIKDETNKQVQAEEKQATENEQEVEQAKNDESIRYISASKLNVRETPDSAGTILDSLLKGSKIKVLSESKNEAGELWYEVEYKTFDGNKKGHISAEYTVSKREELLDEHLRGLDFSAFEKIEYKNNKKVKVKGVYVTVNSAAGAKLDSLIKLAEETEINAFVIDVKDDFGNMLFKTKAAEKYAPSANDKAPIKNIDEFIKKLKEKDIYTIARIVSFKDPTYAQYNTDKVIINKQTNQPFVNKDGIIWVSPHDRTLWDYNIAVAKEAAIAGFNEIQFDYVRFPASDGGKLDEILDYRNEKNEGKAETIQNYLKQAYSVISKEEAYISADVYGLVGSVPDDMHLGQYWEAVSNYTDYISPMMYPSHYANGTYGVAVPDADPYNTLLQGAKDAVLRNENLETPAQIRPWIQSFTASWVKGYIKYGPEQVKAQIKALNDAGIEEYLLWSASNNYDIK, encoded by the coding sequence ATGCTATTTAACAAAAAAATGACAAAATTTATTACTCTTATTATTTCAACAATGTTATTATTTTCAGCTTGTTCACAAGGTAGCTCAACTACAAATGAGGAAATAAAAGATGAAACTAATAAACAAGTTCAAGCTGAAGAAAAGCAAGCTACAGAGAATGAACAAGAGGTAGAGCAGGCTAAGAACGATGAGTCTATTAGATATATAAGTGCGTCAAAATTAAATGTGAGAGAAACTCCTGATTCTGCGGGGACTATTTTAGATAGTTTGCTTAAAGGTAGCAAAATTAAAGTATTAAGCGAATCAAAAAATGAAGCTGGAGAGCTATGGTATGAAGTAGAATATAAAACCTTTGACGGTAATAAAAAAGGCCATATATCAGCAGAGTACACGGTTTCTAAAAGAGAAGAATTACTAGATGAGCACTTAAGAGGCCTAGATTTTTCAGCTTTTGAAAAAATTGAATATAAGAATAATAAAAAAGTAAAAGTCAAGGGTGTTTATGTTACGGTTAATTCAGCAGCTGGAGCTAAATTAGATTCGTTAATTAAGCTAGCTGAAGAAACAGAAATTAATGCTTTTGTTATTGATGTCAAGGATGATTTTGGAAATATGCTATTTAAAACTAAAGCAGCTGAAAAATATGCGCCATCTGCTAATGATAAAGCACCTATAAAGAATATAGACGAATTCATAAAAAAGCTAAAGGAAAAAGATATTTACACTATAGCAAGGATAGTGTCGTTTAAGGATCCTACCTATGCTCAGTACAACACTGACAAAGTAATTATTAATAAACAAACGAATCAACCATTTGTAAATAAGGATGGAATCATATGGGTTTCTCCTCACGATAGAACATTATGGGATTACAATATCGCTGTGGCAAAGGAAGCTGCTATTGCTGGATTTAATGAGATTCAATTTGACTATGTTAGATTCCCTGCCTCAGACGGAGGTAAGCTTGATGAAATCCTAGATTATAGAAATGAAAAGAATGAAGGTAAGGCTGAGACGATTCAAAACTATTTAAAGCAAGCCTACTCAGTAATATCTAAAGAAGAAGCTTATATTTCGGCTGATGTTTATGGCCTAGTTGGAAGTGTGCCTGATGACATGCATCTTGGACAGTACTGGGAGGCAGTTAGTAATTACACAGATTATATATCTCCGATGATGTATCCAAGCCACTACGCAAATGGAACCTACGGAGTAGCCGTGCCTGATGCAGATCCTTACAATACCTTGCTACAAGGCGCTAAGGATGCAGTTCTTAGAAATGAAAATCTAGAAACACCAGCTCAGATTAGACCTTGGATTCAAAGCTTTACGGCTTCTTGGGTTAAGGGATATATAAAATATGGCCCAGAGCAAGTTAAAGCTCAAATAAAAGCTCTTAACGATGCTGGGATTGAGGAGTACCTTCTTTGGAGTGCTAGCAATAATTATGATATAAAGTAG
- the flgC gene encoding flagellar basal body rod protein FlgC: MSIFSSINISSSALTAERTRMDVISKNLANANTTRTQSGDPYRRQVVVFKEAEEKQSFKSILESKKSKDVDKGVEIVGIVEDKTPFRQVYNPGHPDADEKGYVTMSNVDTITEMVDMISATRSYEANVTALNTSKSMLLKALEIGK; this comes from the coding sequence ATGTCTATTTTTTCAAGTATTAATATAAGCTCATCAGCTCTTACAGCAGAGAGAACCAGAATGGATGTAATTTCAAAAAATCTTGCAAATGCAAATACTACTAGAACTCAAAGTGGAGATCCGTATAGAAGACAAGTTGTTGTTTTTAAAGAAGCGGAGGAGAAGCAGTCATTTAAGAGTATTTTAGAAAGTAAAAAGAGCAAAGATGTTGATAAAGGTGTAGAAATTGTTGGAATCGTAGAAGATAAAACTCCATTTAGACAGGTATATAATCCAGGCCATCCTGATGCGGACGAAAAAGGATATGTTACTATGAGTAACGTAGATACAATAACTGAAATGGTTGATATGATAAGTGCTACAAGATCTTATGAGGCGAATGTTACAGCACTTAATACATCTAAAAGTATGCTTTTAAAGGCTTTAGAAATTGGGAAATAA
- the potA gene encoding spermidine/putrescine ABC transporter ATP-binding protein — protein MTPSIIELKNVSKIFDEKEALKSINLDIKEKEFVTLLGPSGCGKTTTLRIIGGFETASSGEVFFDGVNINSIPPYKRQINTVFQKYALFPHLNIYENIAFGLKIKKVDKATIDKKVKKMLSLVNLEGFEKRDINSLSGGQQQRIAIARALVNEPKVLLLDEPLGALDLKLRQDMQYELKTMQQELGITFIYVTHDQEEALTMSDRIVVMSDGKIQQIGTPEDIYNEPVNRFVADFIGEINMVTATMIEDYKVMFNNRIFECVDKGFKPNEKVDVVIRPEDINIVTKENGKITGLVTDVVFKGVHYEIIVVDQQNNKEWIIHTIHHTQAGIEVGLDFTSEAIHVMRMEVIDE, from the coding sequence ATGACACCATCGATAATTGAACTGAAAAATGTCTCAAAAATATTTGATGAAAAAGAAGCATTAAAAAGTATAAATTTAGATATAAAAGAAAAAGAATTTGTAACGCTTCTTGGTCCAAGTGGATGCGGAAAAACAACTACACTGAGAATTATTGGAGGATTTGAGACAGCTTCCAGTGGAGAAGTGTTTTTCGATGGAGTCAATATTAATTCTATACCTCCTTATAAAAGACAAATAAACACTGTGTTTCAAAAATATGCTCTTTTTCCTCACTTAAATATATATGAAAATATAGCTTTTGGATTAAAAATTAAAAAAGTAGATAAAGCTACAATAGATAAAAAAGTAAAAAAAATGCTATCACTAGTTAACCTAGAGGGCTTTGAAAAAAGAGATATAAATTCGCTTTCTGGTGGACAGCAACAAAGAATTGCAATTGCAAGAGCGCTTGTCAATGAACCAAAGGTGCTACTTCTAGATGAACCTCTAGGAGCTTTAGACCTTAAGCTTAGACAAGACATGCAGTATGAACTTAAAACCATGCAGCAAGAGCTTGGTATTACATTCATATATGTTACACATGATCAAGAAGAGGCTCTTACGATGTCCGACAGAATTGTAGTTATGAGTGACGGAAAAATTCAGCAAATAGGAACACCTGAAGATATATATAACGAACCAGTAAATCGATTTGTAGCTGATTTTATTGGAGAAATCAATATGGTTACAGCTACTATGATAGAAGACTATAAAGTAATGTTTAACAATAGAATTTTTGAATGCGTAGATAAGGGCTTTAAACCTAACGAAAAGGTAGATGTTGTTATTAGACCTGAGGATATAAATATAGTAACTAAAGAAAATGGAAAGATTACAGGGCTAGTTACGGATGTCGTTTTTAAAGGGGTTCATTACGAAATTATTGTAGTCGACCAGCAAAATAATAAAGAGTGGATTATACACACTATCCATCATACTCAAGCAGGAATTGAAGTAGGTCTGGATTTTACATCTGAAGCTATTCATGTTATGAGAATGGAGGTTATAGATGAATAA
- a CDS encoding ABC transporter permease: MVKKYLSRTYAFLVYLFLYMPIFLLILFSFNDSRYGGRWQGFTFKWYTELFSDGSIMESLYTTIIVAVIASIISTVIGTISAIAIHNMSPRKKAILTNLSYIPMVNPDIVIGISLLSFFSILNLKLGYITLILAHITFNIPYVIFAVLPKLQQLNPNIEEAALDLGATPIQAFFKVILPEIMPGIITGSLLAFTLSLDDFIVSFFTTGSGVSTLSIKVYSMTKRGISPKINALSSLMFIAVLALMLLLQLRDAKNKSQSDNVR, translated from the coding sequence ATGGTAAAAAAATACCTCTCCCGAACTTATGCTTTTTTAGTATATTTATTTTTATATATGCCGATATTTCTATTGATTCTATTTTCATTTAATGATTCTAGATATGGTGGTAGATGGCAGGGTTTTACTTTTAAATGGTATACAGAGCTTTTCTCTGATGGAAGTATTATGGAATCGCTTTACACTACAATAATAGTTGCAGTAATCGCTTCTATTATATCTACAGTAATAGGAACAATTTCAGCTATTGCAATCCACAATATGTCTCCAAGAAAGAAAGCTATTCTTACAAATTTAAGCTATATACCTATGGTGAACCCTGATATAGTAATAGGAATATCGCTTCTTTCATTTTTTTCGATACTAAATTTAAAATTGGGGTATATAACTTTAATATTAGCTCACATTACATTTAATATTCCCTATGTAATATTTGCAGTATTACCAAAGTTACAGCAGCTTAACCCAAATATTGAAGAGGCAGCCCTTGACTTAGGAGCTACCCCTATACAGGCTTTTTTTAAAGTTATCCTTCCTGAAATTATGCCAGGGATAATAACTGGATCACTACTAGCCTTTACTTTGTCTCTAGATGATTTTATTGTAAGTTTCTTTACAACTGGATCTGGAGTTAGCACACTTTCTATAAAGGTTTATTCAATGACAAAAAGAGGAATCAGCCCTAAAATTAATGCATTGTCTTCTCTTATGTTCATAGCAGTGCTTGCACTCATGCTCTTGCTTCAGTTAAGGGATGCAAAAAATAAATCACAAAGTGATAATGTTAGGTAA
- the fliG gene encoding flagellar motor switch protein FliG, with product MSKAASKKTELYGKQKAAILLITLGPEHSAKIFQHLTEEEIEEMTLEIANVKKVDPLVKEEILEEFYEMCVAQEYISEGGIGYAKDILEKSLGKDKAFEVINRLTASLQVKPFDFARKADASQLVNFIQNEHPQTIALILSYLEPSKSGQILSSLSQEKQSEVAKRIATMDRTYPEVIKEVELVLEKKLSNIVTQDYTKAGGVGSVVEILNSVDRGTEKYIIENLELTDPELAEEIKKRMFVFEDIINLDSTAIQRFIREIENQELTVALKGATPEVSDLIFSNMSKRMAEMIREDMDFMGPVRLRDVEEAQQNIVNTIRRLEEAGEIVISRGGGDEIIV from the coding sequence ATGTCCAAAGCTGCATCAAAAAAAACTGAATTATATGGAAAACAAAAAGCTGCTATTCTTCTTATAACGCTAGGACCAGAACATTCTGCGAAAATTTTTCAACATCTTACTGAAGAAGAAATTGAAGAGATGACTTTAGAAATAGCAAATGTAAAAAAAGTTGACCCTTTAGTTAAAGAAGAAATTCTGGAAGAATTCTATGAAATGTGCGTTGCGCAAGAATATATTTCTGAGGGTGGAATTGGATACGCTAAAGATATACTTGAAAAATCTTTAGGTAAAGATAAAGCATTTGAAGTAATAAATAGACTTACTGCATCACTTCAAGTTAAACCATTTGATTTTGCAAGAAAAGCAGATGCATCTCAATTAGTAAATTTCATTCAAAATGAGCATCCTCAAACTATAGCGCTTATACTTTCCTATTTGGAGCCATCTAAATCGGGTCAGATTTTATCTTCACTATCGCAAGAAAAGCAAAGTGAAGTAGCAAAAAGAATAGCCACAATGGATAGAACTTACCCTGAGGTTATTAAAGAGGTTGAGCTTGTTTTAGAAAAGAAACTATCAAATATTGTTACTCAAGATTATACAAAGGCTGGTGGAGTTGGCTCAGTTGTAGAAATACTTAACTCAGTTGATAGAGGTACAGAGAAATATATCATTGAAAACCTTGAACTTACAGATCCAGAGCTAGCAGAAGAAATTAAAAAGAGAATGTTTGTATTTGAGGATATTATTAATCTTGATTCTACAGCAATTCAAAGATTTATTCGTGAGATTGAAAATCAAGAGCTTACAGTTGCTCTTAAAGGAGCTACGCCTGAAGTGTCTGATTTGATTTTCTCAAATATGTCAAAGCGTATGGCAGAAATGATAAGAGAAGATATGGACTTTATGGGACCAGTAAGACTTAGAGATGTTGAAGAAGCTCAACAAAATATTGTTAATACTATTAGAAGGTTAGAAGAAGCTGGAGAAATTGTAATCTCTAGAGGTGGAGGAGATGAAATCATTGTATAA
- a CDS encoding ABC transporter substrate-binding protein, with amino-acid sequence MKKIFMILLMATMVFTFAGCASDTKSTTLNVYNWGDYIDPEVIKDFESEFDIKINYEEFATNEEMLAKIQAGGTSYDVIFPSEYMVESMIQRGLLHELDFSKLENMKNIGGQYQNLEYDKDQKYSVPYLWGTMGIVYNKTKVSDPVDSWNILWNPKYEGQIIMLDSPRDTIGITLKKLGYSLNTKNPAELEEAKQALIEQKKLVRSYEVDTYKGQMIAGEAAMSLAWSGDAMLLMSENEDLAYAIPKEGTNLWFDCMAIPTTAAHKEEAEIFINFMMRPDIAARNSEYIKYSTPNEAALELLPEEEVNNEYLYPKGDLNKLGEVFTDLGEFTTEYDRVWTEIKSY; translated from the coding sequence TTGAAAAAAATATTTATGATTTTACTTATGGCAACAATGGTGTTTACTTTCGCAGGATGTGCTTCGGATACAAAATCTACTACGTTAAATGTTTATAACTGGGGAGACTATATAGATCCAGAAGTAATTAAGGATTTTGAAAGTGAATTTGATATTAAAATAAACTACGAAGAATTTGCAACAAACGAAGAAATGCTTGCCAAGATTCAAGCTGGAGGAACTTCATACGATGTAATTTTTCCATCTGAATATATGGTTGAAAGTATGATTCAAAGAGGACTGCTACACGAATTAGACTTTAGCAAGCTAGAGAATATGAAAAATATTGGAGGCCAATATCAGAATCTTGAGTATGATAAAGACCAAAAGTATTCAGTTCCTTATCTTTGGGGGACAATGGGAATAGTATACAACAAGACAAAAGTTTCTGATCCAGTGGACAGCTGGAATATACTATGGAATCCAAAATATGAGGGACAAATTATAATGCTAGATTCTCCTAGAGATACAATAGGAATAACACTTAAGAAACTGGGTTATTCTTTAAACACTAAAAATCCAGCTGAGCTAGAAGAAGCTAAACAAGCATTAATAGAGCAAAAGAAATTAGTTCGCTCATATGAAGTTGACACATACAAAGGACAAATGATTGCTGGAGAAGCAGCTATGTCACTTGCTTGGTCAGGAGATGCTATGCTTCTTATGTCTGAAAATGAAGATTTGGCATACGCTATACCAAAAGAAGGGACTAATCTTTGGTTTGACTGTATGGCAATACCAACTACAGCAGCCCACAAAGAGGAAGCTGAAATATTTATTAACTTTATGATGAGACCAGATATAGCAGCTAGAAACTCTGAGTATATTAAATATTCAACTCCTAATGAAGCAGCATTAGAGCTTCTTCCGGAAGAAGAAGTAAATAATGAATATCTTTACCCTAAAGGAGACCTTAATAAATTGGGAGAAGTATTTACAGATTTAGGCGAGTTTACAACAGAATATGATAGAGTTTGGACGGAAATCAAATCTTATTAA
- the fliF gene encoding flagellar basal-body MS-ring/collar protein FliF, with the protein MDFFNNIKDKTGKLSEKYSTKQKVLLGGLALGLVVVTTAMIIYLTRPNYVTLYRDIDLKTASEVTSQLEELNIPYRLNQDNSISVPDTYINKAKIDLAGAGLPDATFDYNDLINRNSMFMSDDEKNQARNYALQNEIANVIQSIPGVKKAFVNLSIPKTQEFILQENKMDAKASVFLNLDDKASLDQTSIQGITMLVANSVEGLKPENVTVHGPNGQVLNEDSTDTNNTLVSQTNLELQNKVKLDVEKSLNNFLAPIYGYGNVSVMASVKLNFDTDNTQSKSFAPPIEGETDGLVRSLQENIEKVENSQEAVGNPGVDANAEEEVVDYATLDPNALNSNYDKNERIVNYELNEIVKTVEKAKGQIESLTVAVVLNKDSLEGGELTEEQKTEIASLINAATGLETKSVEIYAQSFNQDIQNALSDTANQEGIPIWMWIAFGVIALIPILAIGIYMIMKRRKEKKKEAEKLLEIPQESAISKAAVEQIELEIKESGRKKSIESLIDTNPEIVTQLLKTWLDEE; encoded by the coding sequence TTGGACTTTTTTAATAATATTAAAGATAAAACAGGTAAGCTTTCCGAAAAATATTCAACAAAACAAAAGGTATTGCTTGGAGGATTAGCCTTAGGGTTAGTAGTGGTTACCACTGCTATGATAATCTATCTCACAAGACCAAATTATGTGACCTTATATAGAGATATTGATTTAAAAACGGCTTCAGAGGTTACAAGTCAATTAGAGGAGCTAAATATTCCTTACAGATTAAATCAAGATAATTCTATTAGCGTTCCAGATACATATATAAATAAGGCTAAAATCGATTTAGCTGGAGCAGGACTTCCTGATGCAACTTTTGATTACAATGATTTGATAAATAGAAATTCTATGTTCATGAGCGATGATGAAAAGAATCAAGCTAGAAATTATGCTCTTCAAAATGAAATAGCTAATGTAATCCAAAGTATACCAGGAGTAAAAAAAGCTTTTGTAAATTTGAGTATTCCAAAAACTCAAGAATTTATTTTACAAGAAAATAAAATGGATGCAAAAGCAAGTGTATTTCTAAATTTAGATGATAAAGCAAGTTTAGATCAAACTAGTATTCAAGGAATAACTATGTTAGTTGCTAATTCCGTAGAAGGACTTAAGCCTGAGAATGTAACTGTACATGGACCAAATGGACAGGTATTAAACGAAGATAGTACTGATACTAATAACACTTTAGTTTCTCAAACTAATTTAGAACTTCAGAATAAAGTTAAATTAGATGTAGAAAAAAGCCTTAACAATTTTCTGGCTCCGATATATGGATACGGAAATGTTTCTGTAATGGCTAGTGTAAAGCTTAATTTTGATACTGATAATACACAAAGCAAATCATTTGCACCCCCTATTGAAGGTGAGACTGATGGGCTTGTTAGAAGCTTACAGGAAAATATAGAAAAAGTTGAAAACTCTCAAGAAGCTGTTGGAAATCCAGGAGTAGATGCCAATGCGGAAGAAGAAGTGGTAGATTATGCTACTCTAGACCCTAATGCACTTAATTCTAACTATGATAAGAATGAAAGAATAGTAAACTATGAGCTTAATGAGATTGTGAAAACAGTTGAAAAAGCTAAGGGACAAATTGAAAGTCTAACAGTTGCAGTAGTGCTCAATAAGGATTCCTTAGAAGGTGGAGAGCTTACCGAGGAGCAGAAAACTGAGATAGCATCGCTTATAAATGCAGCTACTGGATTAGAAACTAAATCGGTTGAGATTTACGCTCAATCATTTAATCAAGATATTCAAAACGCACTGTCTGATACTGCAAATCAAGAAGGAATTCCTATATGGATGTGGATAGCATTTGGAGTAATTGCACTAATACCAATTCTTGCAATAGGGATATATATGATTATGAAAAGAAGAAAAGAAAAGAAAAAAGAGGCAGAAAAGCTTTTGGAAATCCCACAAGAATCTGCAATATCTAAAGCTGCGGTTGAACAGATAGAGCTTGAGATTAAAGAATCTGGGAGAAAGAAAAGTATAGAAAGCCTTATTGACACAAACCCAGAAATAGTAACTCAATTATTAAAAACCTGGCTAGATGAAGAATAG
- the flgB gene encoding flagellar basal body rod protein FlgB, with amino-acid sequence MDFSNIKNMHTALNAYTLRNETINKNLANVNTPNYKREVVSFEEYLDKSKNKYISGFKTNSKHIDIPSNNSSAPYTIKRDMSVSTREDGNNVNADVEAANQVKNTVNYNAVVQRISSNFQTLKTAIRGGS; translated from the coding sequence ATGGATTTTTCTAATATTAAAAATATGCATACAGCACTAAATGCGTATACCTTGAGAAACGAAACAATAAACAAAAATCTTGCAAATGTAAATACTCCAAATTACAAAAGAGAAGTTGTAAGCTTTGAGGAGTACTTAGATAAATCAAAAAATAAATATATTTCTGGTTTTAAAACTAACAGTAAACACATTGATATTCCATCAAATAATTCTTCCGCGCCATACACGATTAAAAGAGATATGTCAGTGAGTACCAGAGAAGATGGGAATAATGTTAATGCTGATGTTGAGGCTGCTAATCAAGTTAAGAATACAGTTAATTACAATGCTGTAGTACAAAGAATTTCGTCTAATTTCCAAACACTAAAAACTGCTATTAGGGGGGGAAGTTAA
- a CDS encoding ABC transporter permease: protein MNKKNILAVPYVLWAILFTIVPLFIVLLYSFTKRDAFGGMIFSLTFENYKMFFEPIYLNVLWRSLRLSLYSTIACFVVGYPMAYIISKSDIKKQSLMIMLFILPLWTNFLLRTYAWMVVLREQGALNELLLLLGIIDEPLQLLYTNGAVIMGMVYNFLPFMVLPIYSVLSKIDKSLLEAAQDLGANSFSTFIKVIFPLSFPGVASGVLMVFMPAISTFVISDLLGGGQTILLGNLIQNQFMMARNWQFGSAISMIMMVMIVLSMGYLTKHSSKEGGTGLW, encoded by the coding sequence ATGAATAAAAAAAATATCTTAGCCGTTCCCTATGTTCTATGGGCTATACTATTTACCATAGTTCCACTATTTATAGTTTTGCTCTATTCCTTTACTAAGAGAGATGCTTTTGGAGGAATGATTTTCTCATTGACCTTTGAAAATTATAAAATGTTCTTTGAACCAATTTATTTAAATGTACTTTGGAGATCTCTAAGGTTATCATTATATAGTACAATTGCATGTTTTGTGGTTGGATATCCAATGGCATATATAATTTCGAAATCCGATATAAAGAAACAAAGCTTGATGATTATGCTATTTATTTTGCCTCTTTGGACAAACTTTCTACTAAGGACATATGCTTGGATGGTAGTACTAAGAGAACAAGGTGCATTAAATGAACTACTGTTACTTTTAGGAATAATAGATGAACCACTTCAGCTACTTTATACTAATGGAGCTGTTATAATGGGTATGGTGTATAACTTCTTGCCTTTTATGGTGCTACCTATATATTCAGTATTATCAAAAATAGATAAAAGCTTACTTGAAGCAGCTCAGGATTTGGGAGCAAATTCATTTAGTACATTTATAAAAGTTATATTCCCACTTAGCTTTCCAGGCGTTGCATCTGGTGTTTTGATGGTATTTATGCCTGCGATATCAACTTTTGTAATATCGGACTTACTAGGCGGAGGGCAAACTATTTTACTTGGAAACCTGATTCAGAACCAATTTATGATGGCTAGAAACTGGCAGTTCGGATCAGCTATATCTATGATTATGATGGTTATGATTGTGCTTTCTATGGGTTATCTCACTAAGCATAGCTCCAAAGAAGGAGGGACTGGTCTATGGTAA
- a CDS encoding THUMP domain-containing class I SAM-dependent RNA methyltransferase, with product MKYEAIAPCLFGMEATVSFELKNMGIKVLNVSDGRVTFEGDAFEIVRANLSLRTAERVLIKVGEFKAYSFEQLYQGILKLPFENYIPKDAEFPISKAKSINSKLFSKSDIQSVAKKAVVERLKQKHKVQTLPETGALHPIIIFINKDVVEVTIDTTGPALHKRGYREKSGGAPIRETLAAFMVMLTPWRENRTLVDPMCGSGTILIEAALYGAGIMPGINRNFTGENLSFLPKHVWQTERNEALSQEKDVQFKLKGYDIDEDVIELAKENAELAGVGHLIDFEVKDMTTWETDEEYGFIITNPPYGERLSAEEDITEFYKEMGKVFKNLKNWSYYLITTLEDVDKIMDIPFQKKRKLYNGMLKSYYYQYLGPRPQK from the coding sequence ATGAAATATGAAGCAATAGCACCTTGTCTTTTTGGAATGGAAGCAACTGTATCTTTTGAACTTAAAAACATGGGCATTAAAGTATTAAATGTATCTGATGGAAGAGTTACCTTTGAAGGAGATGCTTTTGAAATTGTAAGAGCAAATTTATCCCTTAGAACTGCTGAAAGAGTTCTAATTAAAGTAGGAGAATTCAAGGCATATAGCTTTGAACAATTATATCAAGGAATATTAAAGCTTCCTTTTGAAAACTACATTCCAAAGGATGCAGAGTTTCCTATTTCCAAAGCTAAGAGCATAAATAGTAAACTGTTTTCTAAATCAGATATTCAATCTGTAGCCAAAAAAGCCGTAGTTGAAAGATTAAAGCAAAAGCATAAAGTTCAAACTCTTCCAGAAACAGGTGCACTTCACCCTATTATTATTTTCATTAATAAGGATGTAGTTGAAGTAACGATTGATACAACAGGTCCAGCTCTACATAAAAGAGGATATAGAGAAAAATCAGGTGGAGCACCTATAAGAGAGACTCTAGCTGCATTTATGGTAATGCTTACTCCTTGGAGAGAAAACAGAACCCTTGTAGACCCAATGTGCGGGTCAGGAACTATTTTAATTGAAGCAGCTCTTTATGGTGCAGGAATAATGCCTGGGATAAACAGAAACTTTACTGGAGAAAATTTATCTTTTCTGCCAAAGCATGTTTGGCAGACTGAGAGAAACGAAGCTCTATCGCAAGAAAAGGACGTACAGTTTAAGCTTAAAGGCTATGATATAGATGAAGACGTAATTGAGCTAGCTAAAGAAAATGCAGAGCTAGCAGGAGTTGGTCATCTTATAGATTTTGAGGTTAAGGATATGACCACCTGGGAAACTGATGAGGAGTATGGATTTATAATAACTAATCCACCTTATGGTGAAAGACTATCAGCAGAAGAAGACATTACTGAATTTTATAAAGAAATGGGAAAAGTATTTAAGAACTTAAAAAACTGGTCATATTATTTAATAACGACTTTAGAAGATGTAGACAAGATTATGGATATACCGTTTCAGAAAAAAAGAAAATTATATAACGGTATGCTTAAGAGTTATTATTATCAGTATTTGGGGCCAAGACCACAAAAATAA